A window from Physeter macrocephalus isolate SW-GA chromosome 11, ASM283717v5, whole genome shotgun sequence encodes these proteins:
- the ZDHHC22 gene encoding palmitoyltransferase ZDHHC22: MLALRLLNVVAPAYFLCISLVTFVLQLFLFLPSMREDPSAARLVSPALLHGAFFLFLSTNALGNYVLVIQNSPDDLDACQGTAARRALCPPPSTHFCRVCARVTLRHDHHCFFTGNCIGSRNMRNFILFCLYTSLACLYSMVAGVAYISAVLSISFAHPLAFLTLLPTSISQFFSGAVLGPEMFVILMLYLWFAVGLACAGFCCHQLLLILRGQTRHQVRKGVAVRARPWRKNLQEVFGKRWLLGLLVPVFNVGSESSKQRDK; the protein is encoded by the exons ATGCTGGCCCTGAGGCTGCTCAACGTGGTGGCCCCCGCCTACTTCCTGTGCATCTCCCTGGTGACCTTCGTGCTgcagctcttcctcttcctgcctaGTATGCGTGAGGACCCCTCGGCCGCCCGGCTCGTCTCACCTGCGCTGCTCCATGGGGCATTCTTCCTGTTCCTCTCAACCAACGCCCTGGGGAATTATGTCCTGGTCATCCAGAACTCCCCAGACGACCTGGACGCCTGCCAGGGGACCGCAGCCAGGAGGGCCCTGTGCCCTCCGCCCAGCACCCACTTCTGCCGAGTGTGCGCCAGAGTCACCCTGAGGCACGACCATCACTGTTTCTTCACCGGCAACTGCATCGGAAGCAGGAACATGCGCAACTTCATCCTGTTCTGCCTGTACACCTCCCTGGCCTGCCTCTACTCCATGGTGGCCGGCGTGGCCTACATCTCCGCAGTCCTTTCCATCTCCTTCGCCCACCCCCTGGCCTTCCTCACGCTCCTTCCCACCTCCATCAGCCAGTTCTTCTCCG GAGCTGTCCTTGGTCCTGAAATGTTCGTCATCCTCATGCTCTACCTCTGGTTTGCCGTCGGCCTGGCCTGCGCTGGCTTCTGCTGCCATCAGCTGCTGTTGATCCTCCGGGGGCAGACCCGCCACCAGGTGCGGAAGGGGGTGGCAGTGAGGGCCCGGCCTTGGCGCAAGAACTTACAGGAGGTCTTCGGAAAGAGGTGGCTCCTGGGCCTGCTGGTCCCCGTGTTCAATGTTGGAAGTGAGAGCTCCAAGCAGCGGGACAAGTAG